The Streptomyces sp. Je 1-332 genome has a window encoding:
- a CDS encoding DUF305 domain-containing protein, with amino-acid sequence MHHRRTPAVTVFLTAAVLALGACDSGGSDAGSEPGKKAAPGPSVIAPGKPGESAETMSAEDAAKQRTDDDAPNSADFTYAQMMITHHAQALKMTELAPKRADSKKVKRLADRISAAQRPEIGAMKGWLKKHGGPKKQPGHDHGTMPGMATDGQLKQLRAAKGKTFDELFLKLMITHHNGAVTMATDVLSDGNNIQVEEMANDVIAQQTTEIGRMREM; translated from the coding sequence GTGCACCACCGCCGTACGCCCGCCGTCACCGTGTTCCTCACTGCCGCCGTTCTGGCGCTCGGCGCCTGCGACTCAGGAGGGTCCGACGCCGGTTCCGAGCCGGGGAAGAAGGCGGCCCCCGGCCCCTCCGTCATCGCTCCCGGCAAGCCGGGCGAGAGTGCCGAGACGATGTCCGCCGAGGACGCGGCCAAGCAGAGAACCGACGACGACGCCCCCAACTCGGCGGACTTCACCTACGCGCAGATGATGATCACGCACCACGCCCAGGCCCTGAAGATGACCGAACTCGCCCCGAAACGAGCCGACTCCAAGAAGGTCAAGCGTCTGGCCGACCGCATCTCGGCGGCGCAGCGCCCCGAAATAGGCGCCATGAAGGGCTGGTTGAAGAAACACGGCGGCCCGAAGAAGCAGCCCGGTCACGACCACGGGACGATGCCGGGCATGGCCACCGATGGCCAGTTGAAGCAGCTGCGCGCGGCGAAGGGCAAGACGTTCGACGAGCTCTTCCTGAAGCTGATGATCACGCACCACAACGGCGCGGTCACGATGGCCACGGACGTGCTCTCCGACGGCAACAACATCCAGGTCGAGGAGATGGCCAACGACGTGATCGCCCAGCAGACGACGGAGATCGGCCGGATGCGCGAGATGTGA
- a CDS encoding MFS transporter: MAPGTETGRSLGRQFGWLWAAYTVSVFGTRLAFDAFPLIAILALDAGPTEVSALAAAGFAVGAGVAVPLGPWVEFRRKRSVMIAMDLVRCAALLSVPAAFALGLLGFGQLLAVAVVVGAADIAFGAASGACLKALVRPDQLLVANGRLESTSWTALVLGPPLGGAAIGLFGPVLTVVADAVSYLLSALGVRAIGGKEPHPVRPVPTPRFRAGDLLDGWRYILAGPALRPLFFNTVLNNGLIMATSPLLIVLMVGELGFAPWQYGLAFAAPCVGGLIGSRLAWPLVERFGRLRVLRTAGTLRACWLLWLAFIGPGAAGLVLVIVVEFGLITCSGVFNPVFATYRLDHTPADRVARTLSAWSVTSKLSIAAMTALWGLLAGLTGPRTAIGVAGVLILATPLLLPRRDLEPRDERDAAARSHS, translated from the coding sequence GTGGCACCGGGCACGGAGACGGGGCGGTCCCTCGGGCGGCAGTTCGGATGGTTGTGGGCGGCGTACACGGTCAGCGTGTTCGGTACGCGGCTCGCGTTCGACGCGTTCCCGCTCATCGCGATCCTGGCCCTGGACGCCGGTCCAACGGAGGTGTCGGCCCTCGCGGCGGCGGGGTTCGCCGTGGGCGCGGGGGTGGCGGTGCCGCTCGGACCGTGGGTGGAGTTCCGCCGCAAGCGGTCGGTGATGATCGCCATGGACCTGGTCCGGTGCGCGGCGCTGCTCAGCGTCCCCGCCGCGTTCGCGCTCGGGCTGCTCGGCTTCGGCCAGCTCCTGGCCGTGGCGGTGGTGGTCGGGGCGGCCGACATCGCCTTCGGTGCGGCGAGCGGCGCCTGCCTCAAGGCGCTCGTACGGCCGGACCAGCTCCTCGTTGCGAACGGCCGTCTGGAGTCCACGAGTTGGACCGCGCTGGTGCTCGGGCCGCCGCTGGGCGGGGCCGCGATCGGGCTCTTCGGTCCGGTACTGACGGTGGTCGCCGACGCGGTCAGTTATCTGCTCTCGGCCCTGGGGGTCCGCGCGATCGGCGGCAAGGAGCCGCACCCCGTGCGCCCCGTGCCCACCCCCCGCTTCCGGGCGGGCGACCTGCTCGACGGGTGGCGCTACATCCTGGCGGGCCCGGCGCTGCGCCCGCTGTTCTTCAACACGGTCTTGAACAACGGCCTGATCATGGCGACGTCACCCCTGCTGATCGTCCTCATGGTCGGCGAGCTCGGCTTCGCGCCCTGGCAGTACGGCCTTGCCTTCGCCGCGCCCTGCGTCGGCGGCCTGATCGGCTCGCGGCTCGCCTGGCCGCTGGTCGAGCGGTTCGGACGGCTGCGCGTCCTGCGCACCGCCGGGACGCTGCGGGCCTGCTGGCTGCTCTGGCTCGCCTTCATCGGCCCCGGTGCCGCCGGGCTCGTACTCGTCATCGTCGTCGAGTTCGGCCTGATCACGTGCTCCGGCGTGTTCAACCCGGTGTTCGCCACCTACCGGCTCGACCACACGCCGGCCGACCGCGTCGCCCGCACCCTGTCCGCGTGGTCGGTCACCAGCAAGCTCTCCATCGCGGCCATGACCGCTCTGTGGGGCCTGCTGGCCGGCCTCACAGGGCCGCGCACCGCCATCGGGGTCGCCGGGGTCCTCATCCTCGCCACCCCGCTGCTGCTGCCGCGCCGCGACCTCGAGCCGCGCGACGAGCGGGACGCCGCGGCCCGGAGTCACAGCTGA
- a CDS encoding LysR family transcriptional regulator, which yields MDLPAVRTFVAVADAGQFQAAAAALAVTQQAVSKRVAGLEKALGVRLFTRTARGARLTVDGQAFLPHARDLLRAEERAAASVRPGRRALRVDVIGRRLAPAGLLSGFHREHPGTELDVVTLFDAEAALTAVRSGTIDASFRALTLPERRLPEGIEAVRVYDEPVQLLAGPAHEFAGARAVAPAQLAGHRIWMPGLVAGTEWAAYYEALAAAFGISIEATGPDFGTEPLLDTLAGSPTLATFVGEQTRLIWPADDDLRRIAVRGPTPVYPHSLIWRRDNPHPALTALRDHLAAARSGDRGDAGTWTPAWAW from the coding sequence GTGGATCTTCCAGCCGTGCGCACCTTCGTCGCCGTCGCGGACGCCGGTCAGTTCCAGGCGGCCGCCGCCGCGCTCGCGGTGACCCAACAGGCCGTCTCCAAGCGGGTCGCCGGGCTGGAGAAGGCCCTCGGGGTGCGGTTGTTCACCCGGACCGCGCGCGGGGCACGGCTGACCGTCGACGGGCAGGCGTTCCTGCCCCACGCCCGTGACCTCCTGCGGGCCGAGGAGCGGGCGGCCGCTTCGGTGCGGCCCGGCCGCCGCGCGCTGCGCGTCGACGTAATCGGGCGGCGGCTTGCGCCCGCGGGGCTGCTGAGCGGCTTCCACCGGGAGCACCCCGGCACCGAGCTCGACGTCGTGACGCTCTTCGACGCCGAGGCGGCCCTGACCGCCGTCCGCTCGGGCACGATCGACGCGTCCTTCCGTGCGCTCACCCTGCCCGAGCGGCGGTTGCCCGAGGGCATCGAGGCCGTCCGGGTGTACGACGAGCCCGTGCAGCTCCTCGCCGGGCCTGCCCACGAGTTCGCCGGCGCCCGCGCAGTGGCCCCGGCGCAGCTGGCCGGGCACAGGATCTGGATGCCCGGCCTCGTCGCCGGTACCGAGTGGGCCGCGTACTACGAGGCGCTCGCCGCGGCGTTCGGGATCAGCATCGAGGCGACCGGGCCCGACTTCGGCACCGAGCCGCTCCTGGACACGCTCGCCGGATCCCCGACGCTCGCGACGTTCGTCGGCGAACAGACCCGCCTCATCTGGCCCGCGGACGACGACCTGCGGCGTATCGCGGTGCGCGGGCCGACGCCGGTCTATCCGCACTCGCTGATCTGGCGCCGGGACAACCCGCATCCCGCACTGACCGCTCTGCGCGACCATCTGGCCGCCGCGCGATCCGGCGACCGGGGCGACGCCGGGACGTGGACTCCCGCGTGGGCGTGGTGA
- a CDS encoding DUF6214 family protein, with translation MTEGRITLEGLHAKGREPGDSFPQDPPPVRRARPSWPRGRQGRLMAAQEYRAAQADGRDPVLAVMQATGRSRRRSLRLIAAARDAGALPARHNRR, from the coding sequence GTGACGGAGGGACGGATCACCCTGGAGGGCCTGCACGCCAAGGGCCGGGAACCGGGCGACAGCTTCCCCCAGGACCCGCCACCCGTACGACGCGCCCGCCCGTCCTGGCCCCGCGGACGACAAGGGCGGCTGATGGCGGCGCAGGAGTACCGCGCGGCCCAGGCCGACGGGCGTGATCCCGTGCTCGCGGTGATGCAGGCGACCGGCCGCAGCCGCCGCAGGTCCCTCAGACTCATCGCGGCCGCCCGGGACGCCGGCGCGCTGCCGGCCCGCCACAACCGCCGCTAG
- a CDS encoding FAD-dependent oxidoreductase, producing the protein MLQVAVVGSGPSGVYTAQSLVQQDLVPGVRVDVIDRLPCPYGLVRYGVAPDHEKIKSLQKNLRTVLEHDRVRFLGGIEIGPGGLPTARLLDLYHAVVYCVGAAADRKLGVPGEDLPGSHSATEFVSWYSAHPDATADGFIEGVESAVVIGVGNVAVDVARMLARGVAELRPTDMPQPALGVLAGSRVREVHMVGRRGPSQARFTTKELRELGSLPDTEVIVDPAELALDPAYADPSGLPAVGRRNIEVMRGWAERPARNLPRSIRLRFFLRPVAVTEAAGRVGGVRFERTLPDGLGGVTGSGRYEDIAGQLVLRSVGYRGVPIDGLPFDAGLGTVPHAAGRVQREGAASPGEYVAGWIKRGPTGVIGTNRPCAKETVLSLLADAPALVRKGVPEDPLLALREAGLRPVEWQGWQAIERAEAELGAGLGRGPVKIPDWAGLLGAARGGER; encoded by the coding sequence GTGCTGCAGGTCGCCGTCGTCGGATCGGGCCCGAGCGGGGTCTACACCGCACAGTCCCTCGTCCAGCAGGATCTCGTGCCCGGGGTGCGCGTCGACGTCATCGACCGGCTCCCCTGCCCGTACGGGCTCGTCCGTTACGGTGTCGCGCCCGACCACGAGAAGATCAAGTCCCTCCAGAAAAACCTGCGTACGGTCCTCGAACACGACCGCGTCCGCTTCCTCGGCGGCATCGAGATCGGCCCCGGGGGTCTCCCCACCGCGCGGCTGCTCGACCTCTACCACGCGGTGGTCTACTGCGTGGGCGCGGCGGCGGACCGCAAGCTGGGCGTGCCGGGCGAGGACCTGCCGGGGAGTCATTCGGCCACGGAGTTCGTGTCCTGGTACAGCGCGCACCCGGACGCGACGGCCGACGGGTTCATCGAGGGCGTGGAGTCCGCCGTGGTCATCGGCGTCGGGAACGTGGCGGTGGACGTCGCCCGGATGCTGGCGCGCGGCGTGGCCGAACTGCGGCCCACCGACATGCCGCAGCCCGCGCTCGGCGTGCTCGCCGGGAGCCGGGTGCGCGAGGTCCACATGGTGGGGCGGCGCGGTCCCTCACAGGCGCGCTTCACCACCAAGGAGCTGCGCGAGCTCGGCTCGCTCCCGGACACCGAAGTGATCGTGGATCCCGCGGAGTTGGCGCTCGATCCCGCGTACGCCGACCCCTCAGGACTGCCCGCGGTGGGCCGCCGCAATATCGAGGTGATGCGCGGCTGGGCCGAGCGCCCCGCGCGGAACCTGCCGCGCAGCATCCGGCTCCGGTTCTTCCTGCGACCGGTGGCCGTGACGGAGGCCGCGGGGCGCGTCGGCGGGGTGCGGTTCGAGCGGACGCTGCCGGACGGCCTCGGCGGGGTGACAGGCAGCGGGCGGTACGAGGACATCGCGGGGCAGCTGGTGCTGCGCTCGGTCGGTTACCGCGGGGTGCCCATCGACGGGCTGCCCTTCGACGCCGGGCTCGGCACGGTGCCGCATGCGGCGGGGCGGGTGCAGCGGGAGGGCGCCGCGTCCCCGGGCGAGTATGTGGCGGGCTGGATCAAGCGGGGGCCGACGGGCGTGATCGGGACCAACCGCCCGTGCGCCAAGGAGACGGTGCTCTCCCTCCTCGCGGATGCCCCGGCCCTCGTACGGAAAGGGGTGCCCGAGGATCCGCTGCTCGCGCTGCGCGAGGCAGGCCTGCGCCCCGTCGAGTGGCAGGGCTGGCAGGCGATCGAGCGGGCGGAGGCGGAGTTGGGCGCGGGGCTCGGCCGTGGGCCGGTGAAGATCCCGGACTGGGCGGGACTGCTGGGCGCTGCGCGGGGCGGTGAGCGGTGA
- a CDS encoding helix-turn-helix transcriptional regulator, whose translation MTTAAPLSSRALDHPTRAEIRLEGVLHALSDPMRLRVVRQLAGCEPGLDGLSCSQIDLPVTKSTSTHHFRVLRESGVIQQIYRGTAKLNGLRREDLDALFPGLLDSILAAAAHQAQRTGPRKAAP comes from the coding sequence ATGACGACCGCCGCACCCCTCAGCAGCCGCGCGCTCGACCATCCGACGCGTGCGGAGATCCGCCTCGAGGGTGTGCTGCACGCGCTGTCGGACCCGATGCGCCTGCGGGTCGTGCGGCAGCTCGCCGGGTGCGAGCCCGGCCTCGACGGACTCTCCTGCTCGCAGATCGACCTGCCCGTCACGAAGTCCACGAGCACCCACCACTTCAGGGTGCTGCGCGAAAGCGGCGTGATCCAGCAGATCTACCGAGGAACGGCAAAGCTGAACGGGCTACGCCGGGAGGACCTGGACGCACTGTTCCCGGGGTTGCTGGACTCCATCCTCGCCGCAGCCGCCCATCAGGCGCAGCGCACTGGGCCCCGTAAGGCGGCCCCGTAA
- a CDS encoding NADH:flavin oxidoreductase/NADH oxidase, protein MSALFEPYTFRSLTVANRVWMAPMCQYSAEVFGPNAGVANDWHFAHYAARATGGTGLILVEATAVSPEGRISPADLGIWNDTQVEALRRITGFLKTQGTTPGIQLAHAGRKASTDRPWKGGGPVGAEDHGWQPVAPSALPFDEGHHVPHELTTEEIHDVVGQFADAARRALDAGFQVVEIHGAHGYLIGEFLSPFSNHRTDEYGGSFENRSRLALEVVDAVRAVWPEELPLFFRISATDWLTENPEDDREGWTADDTVRFAKELHSHGVDLLDVSTGGNAPRARIQAGPGYQVPFAARVKAETSLPVAAVGLITDPGQAEKILANGEADAVLLGRELLRNPSWARHAAQDLGGDVATPQQYHRMV, encoded by the coding sequence GTGAGCGCGCTCTTCGAGCCCTACACCTTCCGATCGCTGACCGTCGCCAACCGCGTGTGGATGGCCCCGATGTGCCAGTACTCGGCCGAGGTGTTCGGACCGAACGCGGGTGTGGCGAACGACTGGCACTTCGCCCACTACGCGGCGCGCGCCACCGGCGGCACCGGCCTGATCCTCGTCGAGGCGACGGCCGTGAGCCCCGAGGGCCGCATCAGCCCCGCGGACCTCGGGATATGGAACGACACGCAGGTCGAGGCCCTTCGCCGCATCACCGGCTTCCTGAAGACGCAGGGCACCACCCCGGGCATCCAGCTCGCCCACGCGGGCCGCAAAGCGTCCACCGACCGTCCCTGGAAGGGTGGCGGACCCGTCGGCGCGGAGGACCACGGCTGGCAGCCGGTCGCGCCCAGTGCGCTGCCCTTCGACGAGGGCCACCACGTTCCGCACGAACTCACCACGGAGGAGATCCACGACGTCGTCGGTCAGTTCGCCGACGCGGCCCGGCGCGCGCTGGACGCCGGTTTCCAGGTGGTCGAGATCCACGGCGCCCACGGCTACCTCATCGGCGAGTTCCTCTCGCCGTTCTCCAACCACCGCACGGACGAGTACGGCGGCTCCTTCGAGAACCGCTCCCGCCTCGCCCTGGAGGTCGTCGACGCCGTGCGCGCCGTCTGGCCCGAGGAGTTGCCCCTCTTCTTCCGGATCTCCGCGACCGACTGGCTGACGGAGAACCCCGAGGACGACCGGGAAGGCTGGACGGCCGACGACACCGTGCGGTTCGCGAAGGAGCTGCACTCCCACGGCGTGGACCTCCTGGACGTCTCCACCGGAGGCAACGCCCCGAGGGCGCGCATCCAGGCGGGCCCCGGCTACCAGGTCCCGTTCGCGGCGCGCGTGAAGGCCGAGACCTCGCTCCCCGTGGCGGCCGTCGGCCTGATCACCGACCCCGGACAGGCCGAGAAGATCCTCGCCAACGGTGAGGCGGACGCCGTGCTCCTGGGCCGCGAACTCCTGCGCAACCCGTCGTGGGCGCGCCACGCGGCCCAGGACCTGGGCGGCGATGTCGCCACGCCCCAGCAGTACCACCGGATGGTCTGA
- a CDS encoding CGNR zinc finger domain-containing protein: MTSRFPDFRLGKVLATSFTATLTERCGDAVERIPVPSRLVDWLAVNGLAVDSCTTAQLERARELRESIHAAATAAALQDPLPVSAVEVINDRSTQGRAVAVLTPAGDRRWRLGSASAVEDALGVIAADAIGVITGERDGRLALCASPTCRAAFFDTSRSRTRRWCEMNTCGNREKKARFLAHKHETPRSAR; the protein is encoded by the coding sequence ATGACTTCCCGGTTCCCCGACTTCCGTCTCGGCAAGGTGCTGGCGACCAGCTTCACGGCGACCCTGACGGAGCGTTGTGGCGACGCCGTGGAGCGCATTCCCGTGCCGAGCCGGCTCGTCGACTGGCTGGCGGTGAACGGCCTCGCCGTGGACTCCTGCACCACCGCCCAGCTCGAACGCGCCCGGGAGCTGAGGGAATCGATCCACGCCGCCGCGACGGCGGCCGCGCTCCAGGACCCCCTCCCGGTGTCTGCCGTCGAGGTCATCAACGACCGCAGCACGCAAGGCCGGGCAGTGGCTGTCCTGACGCCCGCGGGGGACCGGCGATGGAGACTGGGCTCGGCTTCCGCCGTGGAGGACGCCCTGGGCGTCATCGCCGCCGACGCGATCGGCGTCATCACAGGCGAACGGGACGGGCGGCTGGCCCTGTGCGCGTCGCCCACCTGCCGAGCCGCCTTCTTCGACACCAGCCGCAGTCGCACCCGCAGATGGTGCGAGATGAACACGTGCGGGAACCGTGAGAAGAAAGCGCGCTTCCTCGCCCACAAGCACGAGACGCCACGGTCGGCGAGGTAG
- a CDS encoding epoxide hydrolase family protein: MQAFEAHASDADLDDLRARLASARLPEAETVQGAAPGPHRWAQGVPLADLVDVVNYWRTGYDWRSFEARLNEIGQFRTTIDGLGIHFLHRRSTRADATPLLMTHGWPDSVARFIDVVDELADPKDADAPAFHVVVPSLPGFGYSDKPATTGWGTEKIAAAWVELMGRLGYGTFAAHGGDWGGNITTVLGGRFPSHVLGIHTTFAEGPPGLTTDGLTAVEREWAEETADFWRHRAAYAKQQATRPQTIGYALVDSPVGLLAWILDKFAEWSDTEDSPFERISIDRVLDDVTLYWLTRTGASAARIYYESHNSLDPELRVDVPAALTMYPRDVEKCPRPWARERYRQIVRWATPETGGHFPSLEVPEFFVRDLREGLAAVLAADGGRHHA, from the coding sequence GTGCAAGCATTCGAAGCCCACGCAAGCGACGCCGACCTCGACGACCTGCGCGCACGGCTGGCCTCGGCACGGTTGCCGGAAGCGGAGACCGTCCAGGGCGCAGCGCCCGGCCCGCACCGATGGGCCCAGGGTGTTCCCCTTGCCGACCTCGTGGACGTGGTGAACTACTGGCGCACCGGGTACGACTGGAGGTCGTTCGAAGCGCGCCTCAACGAGATCGGCCAGTTCCGTACGACCATCGACGGTCTCGGAATCCACTTCCTGCACCGCCGGTCCACGCGCGCGGATGCCACCCCTCTGCTCATGACACACGGCTGGCCGGACAGCGTCGCCCGGTTCATCGACGTGGTGGACGAACTGGCGGATCCGAAAGACGCGGACGCGCCCGCGTTCCACGTCGTGGTCCCGTCGCTGCCCGGCTTCGGCTACAGCGACAAGCCCGCCACCACCGGGTGGGGAACCGAGAAGATCGCGGCCGCATGGGTGGAACTGATGGGAAGGCTCGGCTACGGCACCTTCGCGGCGCACGGCGGTGACTGGGGCGGCAACATCACCACCGTTCTCGGCGGCAGGTTCCCGTCGCACGTTCTCGGCATCCACACGACGTTCGCGGAGGGGCCGCCCGGTCTGACGACGGACGGGCTGACGGCGGTCGAGCGCGAATGGGCCGAGGAGACCGCCGACTTCTGGCGCCACCGCGCGGCGTACGCCAAGCAGCAGGCGACCCGGCCGCAGACCATCGGTTACGCGCTCGTCGACTCACCGGTCGGGCTGCTCGCCTGGATCCTCGACAAGTTCGCCGAGTGGTCCGACACCGAGGACAGCCCGTTCGAGAGGATCTCCATCGACAGGGTTCTCGACGACGTCACCCTGTACTGGCTGACGCGGACGGGCGCGTCGGCGGCCCGCATCTACTACGAGAGCCACAACTCGCTCGACCCCGAACTCCGGGTCGACGTCCCGGCAGCACTCACCATGTATCCCCGCGACGTCGAGAAGTGTCCGCGCCCCTGGGCGCGGGAGCGGTACCGACAGATCGTGCGCTGGGCGACACCTGAAACCGGCGGTCATTTCCCGTCGTTGGAGGTGCCCGAGTTCTTCGTCAGGGATCTCCGAGAGGGCCTCGCTGCGGTGCTGGCCGCCGACGGCGGCCGGCACCACGCATGA
- a CDS encoding transporter substrate-binding domain-containing protein — MKRAATLSALVCLLAVTAAAPASPDAGRGKDRHHGSLLDSVPKSGVLKVCTTGDYRPFTHLDPADKTYSGVDIKMAEDLAESLEAKPEYVATTWANLTKDVAAGRCDIGVGGVSITLPRARQVYFSEPTREDGKTPIVRCADKEKFGEGTLKDIDKPGTTVIVNPGGTNEQFARANIKQATIKQHPENTTIFKEIIAGRADVMMTDASETRYQAKIHPELCSLHPDKPFTFSEKAYATPRGDEEFKEYVDQFTHLATHDGTYAAYEAEWVGPASGS, encoded by the coding sequence GTGAAGCGTGCCGCCACCCTGTCCGCCCTGGTCTGTCTGCTCGCCGTCACGGCTGCCGCGCCCGCGTCCCCGGACGCCGGGCGCGGCAAGGACCGCCACCACGGCAGCCTCCTGGACTCCGTGCCGAAGTCGGGGGTCCTGAAGGTGTGCACGACCGGCGACTACCGCCCGTTCACTCACCTCGACCCCGCCGACAAGACGTACAGCGGTGTGGACATCAAGATGGCCGAGGACCTGGCGGAAAGCCTCGAAGCCAAGCCCGAGTACGTGGCCACGACCTGGGCGAACCTGACCAAGGACGTCGCGGCGGGGCGCTGTGACATCGGGGTCGGCGGCGTCTCCATCACCCTGCCGCGCGCCCGCCAGGTCTACTTCAGCGAGCCCACCCGCGAGGACGGCAAGACGCCCATCGTGCGCTGCGCCGACAAGGAGAAGTTCGGCGAGGGCACGCTCAAGGACATCGACAAGCCGGGCACCACCGTCATCGTCAACCCCGGTGGCACGAACGAGCAGTTCGCGCGCGCGAACATCAAGCAGGCCACGATCAAGCAGCACCCGGAGAACACCACGATCTTCAAGGAGATCATCGCGGGCCGCGCCGACGTGATGATGACGGACGCGAGCGAGACCCGCTACCAGGCCAAGATCCACCCCGAACTGTGCTCCCTGCACCCCGACAAGCCCTTCACCTTCTCCGAGAAGGCATACGCGACTCCGCGCGGGGACGAGGAGTTCAAGGAGTACGTCGACCAGTTCACGCACCTGGCGACGCACGACGGGACGTACGCGGCGTACGAGGCCGAGTGGGTGGGGCCCGCCTCGGGTTCGTAG
- a CDS encoding M81 family metallopeptidase codes for MTTPATNQRRLRIGIGGIGIESSTFCPHRSTTDDFRQTRGQDLLDRYTWTRPDADLAYTVEWVPLLHATSLPGGPVEAQSYLTLKDELVTRIRAAGPLDGLVYDIHGAMSVIGLTDAEADLTEAVRAALDAVGTPDGGRPMISTAMDLHGNVSRRFAEPVDLLTAHRLAPHEDAWETRERAARNLVRCLREGVRPHRAWVQVPVLLPGEKTSTRLEPAKSLYASLADIEQLDGILDAAMWVGYAWADEPRCKAAIVVTGDDPQLAVAEAEKLARRYWDARRDFVFVGPTGGADECIEKAVASDKRPFLISDSGDNPTAGGAGDLAYMLGRLLENDAIRSGKVTAVHPGITDPVAVARCFEAGVGADVTLSVGGKVDANHGGPYELTGTVVALQRATEQKDRAEGGAYDRGVDMAAVRTGGVTVILVERRKPFHTLADFMGPADGGLGIDPRTFDLVVVKIGYLEPELYDMAADWLLALTPGGVDQDLPRLGHHRVERPLYPFDEDAYDDGAGPDLTPTLLGALGR; via the coding sequence ATGACCACCCCCGCGACGAACCAGCGTCGTCTCCGTATCGGCATCGGCGGCATCGGCATCGAGTCCTCCACCTTCTGCCCGCACCGCTCCACCACGGACGACTTCCGCCAGACCCGCGGCCAGGACCTCCTGGACCGCTACACCTGGACCCGGCCGGACGCGGACCTCGCGTACACGGTCGAATGGGTGCCGCTCCTGCACGCGACCTCGCTGCCCGGCGGCCCGGTCGAGGCCCAGTCGTACCTGACCCTCAAGGACGAACTGGTCACGCGCATAAGGGCAGCGGGCCCCCTGGACGGCCTGGTGTACGACATCCACGGCGCGATGAGCGTCATCGGCCTGACCGACGCCGAAGCCGACCTGACCGAAGCGGTCCGCGCCGCCCTCGACGCCGTCGGCACCCCCGACGGCGGCCGCCCCATGATCTCGACCGCCATGGACCTGCACGGCAACGTCTCACGCCGGTTCGCCGAGCCCGTCGACCTGCTCACCGCGCACCGCCTGGCCCCGCACGAGGACGCCTGGGAGACCCGCGAGCGCGCCGCACGCAATCTCGTACGCTGCCTGCGCGAGGGAGTCAGGCCGCACCGCGCCTGGGTCCAGGTGCCGGTGCTCCTGCCCGGCGAGAAGACCAGCACCCGCCTGGAGCCCGCCAAGTCCCTCTACGCCTCGCTCGCCGACATCGAGCAGCTGGACGGCATCCTCGACGCCGCGATGTGGGTCGGCTACGCCTGGGCGGACGAGCCGCGCTGCAAGGCCGCGATCGTCGTCACCGGCGACGACCCCCAACTGGCCGTCGCCGAGGCCGAGAAGCTCGCACGCCGCTACTGGGACGCGCGCCGCGACTTCGTCTTCGTCGGGCCGACGGGCGGCGCCGACGAGTGCATCGAGAAGGCGGTCGCGTCGGACAAGCGGCCCTTCCTGATCAGTGACTCCGGCGACAACCCGACGGCGGGCGGCGCGGGCGACCTGGCGTACATGCTCGGCAGGCTCCTGGAGAACGACGCGATCCGCTCCGGGAAGGTCACGGCCGTCCACCCCGGCATCACCGACCCGGTGGCCGTCGCCCGCTGCTTCGAGGCCGGAGTGGGCGCCGACGTCACCCTGAGCGTCGGCGGCAAGGTCGACGCGAACCACGGCGGCCCGTACGAACTCACCGGCACCGTCGTGGCGTTGCAGCGCGCCACCGAGCAGAAGGACCGGGCGGAGGGCGGCGCCTACGACCGTGGCGTCGACATGGCGGCCGTACGGACCGGTGGCGTGACCGTCATCCTGGTCGAGCGCCGCAAGCCCTTCCACACCCTCGCGGACTTCATGGGCCCGGCGGACGGCGGCCTCGGCATCGACCCGCGCACCTTCGACCTGGTGGTCGTCAAGATCGGCTACCTGGAACCCGAGCTCTACGACATGGCCGCCGACTGGCTCCTCGCCCTCACCCCGGGCGGCGTCGACCAGGACCTGCCGCGGCTCGGTCACCATCGGGTGGAGCGCCCGCTCTACCCGTTCGACGAGGACGCGTACGACGACGGGGCGGGCCCCGACCTGACGCCCACTCTGCTGGGGGCGCTCGGCAGGTGA